A section of the Bacteroidota bacterium genome encodes:
- a CDS encoding YgiT-type zinc finger protein, with translation MFICHVCGSHEADKKFVSESFGIRGETVLVEQIPATVCRQCGEIIFDLDTAEHVREMLNDHAVPSRRISIPVYEYA, from the coding sequence ATGTTTATCTGTCATGTCTGTGGCTCGCATGAAGCCGACAAAAAATTTGTAAGTGAATCCTTCGGGATCCGCGGCGAGACCGTACTCGTCGAACAAATTCCGGCTACCGTCTGTCGTCAGTGCGGCGAAATAATTTTCGACCTTGATACCGCCGAGCATGTCCGCGAGATGCTAAACGATCATGCTGTCCCTTCCCGCCGAATCTCAATTCCGGTGTACGAGTATGCGTGA